The window TGCGCGCGGACGCCGTTCGAGGGGCTGGAGATCGAGACGCCCGGCGGCCTGATTTCGGCCAGTCCCGTCGTGCTGACCGATCCTGCCCAGGCCCGCCCGGTCGACTGGGTGCTCATCGCCACCAAGACCTATGACACCGCCTCGGCCGAGGCCTGGCTGGACGCCCTGGTCGGTCCGGAGACCCGGCTGATGGTGCTGCGCAACGGGGTCGAGCATGTCGCGCCGTTCCTGGCGCGCCTGCCGGCGGCCCGCATCGTCCCGGCGGTGGTTGATATTCCCGCCGAGCGCCGCGCCCCGGGCCGGATCCTGCAGCGCCGCGATGGTTCGATCCTGACGCCCGATGACGCGGCCGGCCGGGACGCCGCCGCCCTCTTTGCCCACACCCCCATTGCCGTCTCGACCACGCCGGATTTCACCACGGCGGCCTGGACCAAGCTGGCCCTCAACTGCGCGGGGGCGGTCAATGCCCTGATCCTCAAGCCCTCGGGCGTGGCCCATGACGAGGGGGTGGCCGAGGTCATGCGCACCCTGGTGGCCGAGTGCGTGGCCGTGGGCCGGGCCGAAGGCGCTGACCTGGGCGATGACCTGGCGGATGCGGTGGTGGCCGGCAATCGCGCCGCGGCCCCGGACGGGATCAATTCCCTGCACGCCGACCGCCTAGCCGGCCGGCCTATGGAGCTGGACGCCCGTAACGGGGTGATCGTCCGGCGCGGGGCCGCCCACGGCATTCCCACCCCGGCCAATGCCATGGTTGTGGCCCTGATCCGGGCGGCGGCGGCCTAGAGCGTTTTCCGATAGGTGTGAAACGGTTATCGGATCGAAAAACGCTCCAACTTTTGATCTAGAGCCTTCGTCCTTCGACACGCTCAGAACGAGGTATTTGCGTCCGGAGGTCGGGCCTAGGGCCTGTCCTTCTTGGGGATCGCGGCGATTTCCTCGGGCGTCAGCTTGGTGATGGTCTTGGCGCGAATCGGCATTTCGATGCCGAAGCCGTCCGAGACGCGCAGGTCCAGGTCGATCGGCGTGCAGATCCGGTCGCTGCCGCGCACCACGCTGACCAGATGGGTGCCCGGCGAGCGCAGCTGGTTGGAGCCGTGGGCCAGGTCGAGACGATAGACGTCCCTGTTGCGGATCTTCATGTAGAGCACGTCGCGGCTGGGCGAGCTCCAGCCATGCCAGTCCGACAGCGAGAAGCAGGGCGGGCGGGGCTTGGCGGCGGCGGCCTGGGCCTGGGCTGCGCCGGCGACGGCAGAGACGAGGGCGAAGCCGACCACGGCCGCGGTCCGCGCAAGGAAGGTGAGCTTGGTCATCGGTCCTGTCCTTATGGCCCCCTGGCGTCAGATTGGTCCGGCGCGCGCTCAAGTCAATGGCGCGCCGGCCTCAGGGCTTGGCGCGGCGACGCTGGTGACGGCCGGGAAGGTGGGTCTCGCCGATGGCGGCCTGAGCCGCCGCGTCCAGCTGTTGCAGGCTGGAGACCGGCAGGCTGATGGAAAACCCAGGTGACAACAGGATCCGGGCGTCCAGATCGCCGACCTGGCAGATCTGGGCCGGTTCATGGCTGACCAGGGCCAGATGGGCGGCCGGCGAGCGGATATGCCGGACCGGATGGCTCAGATCGATGCGGTAATAGTCGGTCAGGCGCACGCGCAGCAGAAGGGTCTGATCGCCGAGGGCGGACCAGTCGCGGACCTCGCGGCTGTCGAAACAGGCGCGTTCGGCGGCCTGGCCCGGTCCGGCCTGCAGGGCGAGGGCGGCGATCCCGAGCAGTCCGGCGATCAGGCGGCGCGACAGGGGCAGAGCTCCGGCGGGAGGGGGTTCCGCAAGGGGTGAACCTCTCCCGCCGTCCATGAAGGCATCAGGCCTTGGCGGCCTTCGCGACCTTGGCCTCGTCTTCGGGCATGTCGTCCAGCTCGCCCTCCCACTTGGCGACCACGGCGGCGGCGACGCTGTTGCCGACGACATTGGTGGCCGAGCGGCCCATGTCGAGCAGGTGGTCAACGCCGAGGACGAGGGCGATCCAGGCTTCCGGCAGGCCGAAAT of the Caulobacter henricii genome contains:
- a CDS encoding 2-dehydropantoate 2-reductase; protein product: MTSLALIGPGAVGGTVAAWLAQNPALSVTICARTPFEGLEIETPGGLISASPVVLTDPAQARPVDWVLIATKTYDTASAEAWLDALVGPETRLMVLRNGVEHVAPFLARLPAARIVPAVVDIPAERRAPGRILQRRDGSILTPDDAAGRDAAALFAHTPIAVSTTPDFTTAAWTKLALNCAGAVNALILKPSGVAHDEGVAEVMRTLVAECVAVGRAEGADLGDDLADAVVAGNRAAAPDGINSLHADRLAGRPMELDARNGVIVRRGAAHGIPTPANAMVVALIRAAAA
- a CDS encoding DUF6491 family protein, with translation MTKLTFLARTAAVVGFALVSAVAGAAQAQAAAAKPRPPCFSLSDWHGWSSPSRDVLYMKIRNRDVYRLDLAHGSNQLRSPGTHLVSVVRGSDRICTPIDLDLRVSDGFGIEMPIRAKTITKLTPEEIAAIPKKDRP